In a genomic window of Nocardiopsis mwathae:
- a CDS encoding helix-turn-helix domain-containing protein encodes MVRVPLTPEERDRGERLGRILRSARGERSMVRVAAEAGISVETLRKIETGRIPTPAFFTVVALCRTLGLSLDTTADALGVTAEGRALAS; translated from the coding sequence ATGGTTCGAGTTCCGCTGACTCCCGAAGAGCGCGACCGCGGCGAGCGGCTGGGGCGCATCCTCCGCAGCGCCCGCGGCGAGCGCAGCATGGTGCGGGTCGCCGCGGAGGCGGGGATCTCGGTCGAGACGCTGCGCAAGATCGAGACCGGCCGTATCCCCACGCCGGCGTTCTTCACGGTCGTCGCGCTGTGCCGCACCCTGGGGCTGTCGCTCGACACCACAGCCGACGCCCTCGGCGTCACGGCCGAAGGCCGGGCGCTGGCCTCGTGA
- a CDS encoding DUF5988 family protein, which yields MKAVLEGGPDDLPERIVPITPPGVELRIPFRGGYEHFKVTARRQDTPEGTFPVYEYTGRTDTPD from the coding sequence GTGAAAGCCGTCTTGGAGGGCGGTCCGGACGACCTTCCGGAGCGCATCGTGCCCATCACTCCACCCGGGGTCGAGCTGCGCATCCCCTTCAGAGGCGGCTACGAACACTTCAAAGTGACCGCCCGGCGCCAGGACACGCCGGAAGGCACATTCCCGGTCTACGAGTACACCGGCCGGACCGACACACCCGACTGA
- a CDS encoding HD domain-containing protein — protein MTDERDARTVDFLFEMGLLKRYKRTGWVIAGVASPESIADHSHRTAITAAVIASMEGADPQRSAFLSLFHDTQESRVSDIPHIGKRYLKSALNEEVTADQTAGMPVALAEVIGSAVGEYEAKESAEAVCAKDADKLECLMQAVEYQEQGTDTRAWIETSMASLKTAAAKRLADAALEASSLRWMHQARESKPEL, from the coding sequence ATGACTGACGAGCGCGATGCGCGGACGGTCGATTTCCTCTTCGAGATGGGCCTTTTGAAGAGGTACAAGCGCACCGGTTGGGTGATCGCCGGCGTGGCTTCCCCCGAGTCGATCGCCGACCACTCCCACCGCACGGCGATCACCGCGGCGGTGATCGCCTCCATGGAGGGGGCCGATCCGCAGCGCTCGGCGTTCCTCTCGCTGTTCCATGACACGCAGGAGTCGCGGGTCTCCGACATTCCGCACATCGGCAAGCGCTACTTGAAGTCGGCGCTGAACGAGGAGGTGACCGCGGACCAGACGGCGGGGATGCCTGTAGCGCTGGCCGAGGTGATCGGCTCCGCTGTCGGAGAGTACGAGGCGAAGGAGTCGGCCGAAGCGGTCTGCGCCAAGGACGCGGACAAGCTGGAGTGCCTCATGCAGGCCGTGGAGTACCAGGAACAGGGCACCGACACCCGGGCGTGGATCGAGACGTCCATGGCGTCGCTGAAGACCGCCGCGGCGAAGCGGCTCGCAGATGCGGCCCTTGAAGCGTCGTCGCTGCGCTGGATGCACCAGGCGAGGGAGAGCAAGCCCGAGCTCTGA
- a CDS encoding transcriptional regulator translates to MEADRFIGYALACDGSVDHEDHPLATWVIDRPFTDLVGWAFTGTCPSVLAGYAAEQRHGPTPPGPQMAFDERNRIIGHLRDAAEQAVPDTETGALLRRQAHYVAGFDGSAETGEWLALMQRDEERRLRSGRWTPSWAVVRSGAHTLARKGDGDALPHFIGVHIEADECETANLNYWAYWLGEISDPQVTDSFMVELDLETWNGERMLSHLIAKLDATNPYVDVVVHTLWSLITRKPGAVTPRSAEPASVAVARLLEESSASPQAVKELNEVLYALRMIHRR, encoded by the coding sequence ATGGAGGCCGACCGCTTCATCGGCTACGCGCTCGCCTGCGATGGCTCTGTCGACCACGAGGACCACCCTCTTGCCACCTGGGTCATCGATCGGCCGTTCACCGACCTGGTGGGGTGGGCCTTCACCGGGACTTGCCCGAGTGTGCTCGCCGGGTACGCAGCGGAACAGCGCCACGGTCCGACACCGCCAGGTCCGCAGATGGCCTTCGATGAGCGGAACCGCATCATCGGGCATCTGCGCGATGCCGCCGAGCAGGCCGTGCCGGACACCGAAACCGGGGCACTTCTACGGCGCCAAGCCCATTACGTCGCCGGCTTCGACGGCAGCGCCGAAACCGGCGAGTGGCTCGCGCTCATGCAGCGCGACGAAGAGCGCCGACTCCGCTCCGGACGATGGACACCATCTTGGGCCGTCGTCCGCTCCGGAGCGCACACTCTCGCTCGTAAGGGCGATGGTGACGCGTTGCCCCACTTCATCGGTGTGCACATCGAGGCCGACGAGTGCGAGACGGCTAACCTCAACTACTGGGCGTATTGGCTCGGGGAGATCAGCGATCCGCAGGTGACGGACTCCTTCATGGTCGAACTCGACCTGGAGACCTGGAACGGAGAGCGGATGCTCTCTCACCTCATCGCGAAGCTGGACGCGACCAACCCGTACGTCGACGTCGTCGTTCACACGCTCTGGTCCCTGATCACTCGGAAGCCTGGTGCGGTGACCCCCCGAAGCGCGGAACCCGCGTCGGTGGCGGTGGCCCGTCTCCTTGAGGAAAGTTCTGCATCTCCGCAGGCAGTCAAGGAGCTGAACGAGGTCCTCTACGCTCTACGGATGATCCACCGCCGGTAG
- a CDS encoding NUDIX hydrolase yields MIRHKALDKWLLPGGHIEPQDPNLLGASLRELEEEAGIPWQRVVSPPAHDVPPADIDIHKIPANPAKDEPEHYHFDFRYAHWVDDADVRLQLEEVTDFEWRPLSDLPAELADKLAPVTPSGS; encoded by the coding sequence ATGATCCGCCACAAGGCCCTCGACAAGTGGCTGCTCCCCGGCGGGCACATCGAGCCCCAGGACCCGAACCTTCTCGGGGCGAGCCTGCGCGAGCTTGAGGAGGAGGCCGGCATTCCCTGGCAGCGGGTCGTCTCCCCTCCCGCCCACGATGTCCCTCCGGCAGACATCGACATCCACAAGATCCCCGCCAACCCCGCGAAGGACGAACCGGAGCACTACCACTTCGATTTCCGTTACGCCCACTGGGTCGACGACGCCGACGTGCGGCTTCAGCTCGAAGAGGTCACCGACTTCGAATGGCGCCCCTTGTCGGACCTTCCGGCAGAGCTGGCCGACAAGCTTGCTCCGGTCACTCCGTCGGGAAGCTGA